CATAATTTCCAATGATTGGATCTAAAATTAGATGGTCGATAATTTCTCCTTTTTCTGAAAATTCAATTATTAAAACCCGTCCTTTCAAAATGATAAAAGATTCCATTTTGTCCGGATTTTCATGTTTGTGCGGTTGCACGTAAGTTTCTGGATTTGTAGCATGGATCATACGATGGATGCGATCAGAAAAATGTTGATGGAAATTGAAATTCTTTCTCTTTCTGTCTGATTTTGTTGCTTCCTGGATGAGCGGATTAGTTATCTGGTTTGTGATGTGAATCATTTATTTAATTTTAATTCATGATCATCCATTGTTTTAAATAGCTTGAAAATTAACTCTCTTTTTGAATTATCCCTATAATCGGGATGGAAAATTAATTGAGGAATTTG
Above is a genomic segment from Bacteroidota bacterium containing:
- a CDS encoding WbuC family cupin fold metalloprotein, whose translation is MIHITNQITNPLIQEATKSDRKRKNFNFHQHFSDRIHRMIHATNPETYVQPHKHENPDKMESFIILKGRVLIIEFSEKGEIIDHLILDPIIGNYGAEIPAKTWHTLLTLEPDSLVYEIKDGPWDASDDKNFATWAPSEGEAGCAEYNNSLLRKLKFL